One window from the genome of Oryza glaberrima chromosome 3, OglaRS2, whole genome shotgun sequence encodes:
- the LOC127767133 gene encoding cleavage stimulation factor subunit 50, with translation MDAAVQEAKLLRQVNALIVAHLRDHNLTQAAAAVAAATMTPLAPPEPDGDDSVPANQLLRLVAKGLAVEREETGRGGGAFDSAAAAAGYGGLLPPLGTNAVDFSTQDVKGSSKSFPKHEARHVSDHKNVVRCAKFSPDGKYFASGSGDTSIKFFEVAKIKQMMLGDSKDGPVRPVIRTFYDHTQPINDLDFHPESPILISAAKDNTIRFFDFSKTVARKAFRVIQDTHNVRSVCFHPCGDYLLAGTDHPVAHLYDINTFTCYLSANSHDSNAAINQVRYSSTGSLYVTASKDGSLRIWDGISAECVRPIIGAHASAEVTSAIFTKDERYVLSCGKDSCIKLWEVGSGRLVKQYVGAVHRQFRCQAVFNQTEEFVVSTDEQNSEVVVWDALTAENVARLPSGHTGAPRWLGHSPAEPAFVTCGNDRSVRFWKQTV, from the exons aTGGACGCGGCGGTGCAGGAGGCGAAGCTGCTGCGCCAGGTGAACGCCCTCATCGTGGCGCACCTTCGCGACCACAACCTCACgcaggctgccgccgccgtcgccgccgccaccatgacGCCCCTCGCCCCGCCCGagcccgacggcgacgactccGTCCCCGCCAACCagctcctccgcctcgtcgccaAG GGCCTCGCGGTGGAGCGGGAGGAgacggggaggggaggaggggcgttcgactctgccgccgccgccgctggatacGGTGGATTGTTGCCGCCGCTCGGCACCAATGCCGTGGATTTCAG CACGCAGGATGTTAAGGGCTCATCCAAGAGCTTCCCCAAGCACGAGGCCAGGCACGTATCTGATCACAAG AATGTTGTCCGATGTGCAAAATTTAGTCCTGATGGGAAATATTTTGCATCCGGGAGTGGTGACACATCAATTAAGTTCTTCGAG GTTGCTAAAATAAAGCAGATGATGCTAGGGGATTCCAAAGATGGCCCTGTCCGTCCTGTGATCCGTACATTTTACGATCACACGCAG CCCATCAATGATCTTGATTTTCATCCTGAGAGCCCCATACTGATATCTGCAGCAAAAGACAATACAATAAG GTTCTTCGACTTCTCAAAAACTGTTGCAAGGAAAGCATTCAGAGTTATTCAG GACACTCACAATGTTAGATCCGTATGTTTTCATCCTTGTGGGGATTACCTTTTAGCAG GGACTGATCACCCAGTGGCTCATCTATATGATATTAACACTTTCACATGCTACTTATCGGCAAATTCACATGATTCCAATGCTGCCATTAATCAG GTCCGATACTCTTCTACTGGGAGCCTGTATGTGACTGCTTCCAAGGATGGTTCTCTGCGCATCTGGGATGGGATATCCGCTGAATGTGTCCGGCCCATAATTGGAGCACATGCATCTGCAGAGGTTACTAGTGCAATTTTCACAAAAGATGAGAG GTATGTCCTATCATGTGGGAAGGATTCTTGTATAAAATTATGGGAAGTTGGCTCTGGACGACTTGTCAAGCAATATGTAGGCGCTGTTCACAGACAATTTCGATGTCAG GCTGTCTTCAACCAAACGGAGGAATTTGTAGTATCAACCGATGAACAAAACAGTGAG GTTGTCGTCTGGGATGCACTTACCGCTGAAAATGTAGCAAGGTTGCCCTCTGGCCACACCGGTGCCCCGAGGTGGCTTGGCCACTCCCCTGCAGAACCAGCCTTTGTTACATGCGGTAACGATAGATCCGTCAGATTCTGGAAACAAACCGTGTAG